The following proteins are co-located in the Eleginops maclovinus isolate JMC-PN-2008 ecotype Puerto Natales chromosome 1, JC_Emac_rtc_rv5, whole genome shotgun sequence genome:
- the cbln4 gene encoding cerebellin-4, producing the protein MVNYFILVLSWTVLSEVARAQNDTEPIVLEGKCLVVCDSNPTADWKASSSPLGISVRAANSKVAFSAVRSNNHEPSEMSNKTRIIYFDQVLVNIGNYFTFESVFLSPRKGIYSFNFHVIKVYQSQTIQVNLMLNGKPVISAFAGDKDVTREAATNGVLLYLEKEDKVYLKLEKGNLVGGWQYSTFSGFLVFPL; encoded by the exons ATGGTGAACTATTTCATACTGGTGCTCAGCTGGACTGTGCTCTCTGAGGTGGCCAGAGCTCAGAATGACACGGAGCCTATCGTCCTGGAGGGGAAATGCCTCGTGGTGTGCGACTCTAACCCCACCGCGGACTGGAAGGCTTCGTCCTCTCCGCTTGGCATCTCTGTGCGCGCCGCCAACTCCAAGGTGGCTTTCTCTGCAGTCCGGAGCAACAACCACGAGCCGTCGGAGATGAGCAACAAAACCAGAATTATCTACTTCGACCAG GTCCTGGTGAATATAGGAAACTACTTCACATTCGAGTCAGTATTTTTGTCCCCAAGAAAAGGAATCTACAGTTTTAACTTCCATGTTATCAAAGTGTACCAGAGCCAAACTATACAg GTGAACCTGATGTTGAATGGGAAACCAGTCATCTCTGCCTTTGCGGGTGACAAAGATGTAACTCGCGAGGCGGCCACCAATGGAGTTCTGCTTTATCTAGAAAAAGAGGACAAAGTCTACTTAAAGCTGGAGAAGGGAAACCTCGTTGGTGGATGGCAGTACTCAACATTTTCTGGCTTTCTTGTGTTCCcgctgtga